One Melospiza melodia melodia isolate bMelMel2 chromosome 1, bMelMel2.pri, whole genome shotgun sequence genomic window carries:
- the TMUB1 gene encoding transmembrane and ubiquitin-like domain-containing protein 1 produces MALIEGVGDEVTVLFALLLAAAVLGLAWASTRAPEPAAPPAEAAPSTAPAERKASTPNPASAPAPAPAEGAAASDEAEGLRHRSPPAATAEGPAEPTLVLRLKFLNDTERLARVRPGDTVGALKRTYFPGQEQQVRLIYQGQLLRDDTQSLAELHLGHLSVLHCHLSPPSAAATAPGSPGPRSPAPAALGVGSLALPLFVLLLALLWYLQLQHRHVFTATATTCLAGLTLLVTFVAFAMYRR; encoded by the exons ATGGCGCTCATCGAGGGCGTCGGCGATGAGGTGACGGTGCTGTTCGCGCTGCTGCTGGCGGCCGCCGTGCTGGGGCTCGCCTGGGCCTCCACGCGCGCCCCCGAGCCCGCGGCGCCGCCGGCTGAGGCGGCCCCGAGCACGGCCCCCGCCGAGCGCAAGGCCTCGACCCCCAACCCGGcttcggccccggccccggccccggccgagGGAGCGGCGGCCTCCGATGAGGCGGAGGGGCTGCGGCACCGGAGCCCTCCCGCGGCCACCGCCGAGGGCCCCGCCGAGCCCACGCTGGTGCTGCGGCTCAAGTTCCTGAACGACACGGAGCGCCTGGCGCGGGTGCGCCCCGGGGACACCGTCGGTGCGCTCAAGAG GACCTACTTcccggggcaggagcagcaggtgcGCTTGATCTACCAGGGACAGCTGCTGCGTGACGACACCCAGAGCCTGGCGGAGCTGCACCTGGGCCACCTGAGCGTCCTGCACTGCCACCTGTCGCCGCCCAGCGCGGCCGCCACGgcccccggcagccccggcccccgcagccccgcgcccgccgcgctgGGCGTGGGCAGCCTGGCGCTGCCGCTCTTcgtgctgctgctggccctgctctggtacctgcagctgcagcaccggCACGTCTTCACCGCCACCGCCACCACCTGCCTGGCCGGCCTCACCCTGCTCGTCACCTTCGTGGCCTTCGCCATGTACCGCAGATAG